The window GATCTATCCCGGCGTCACCCAGCTCGACTTCACCGGGCCGCACCAGTTCCTGGCCCGTCTGCCGGGGGCCGAGCTGATCGTCGCCTCGCGCGGCGGCGTGCCGGTGGCGGCCGACGGCCTCACCTTCGACGGCCTCGCCGTGCTCGAGGAGATCGAGCGCTGCGACGTCATCTGCGTGCCGGGCGGCCACGGCTGCGCCGAGGCCATGGCCGATGCGGTCTACATGGCCGCGATCCGGCGCCTGGCCGCCGGGGCGCGCTTCGTCACCTCGGTGTGCACGGGATCGCTGATCCTCGGCGCCGCCGGTCTGCTGGCCGGCCGCCGCGCCGCCTGCCACTGGGCCTGGCGCGACCTGCTCCTGCCCTTCGGCGCCGTGCCGGACCCGGGGCGGGTGGTGCGCGACGGCAATATCCTGTCTGGCGGCGGCGTCACCGCCGGCATCGACTTCGCGCTGGCGCTGATCGCCGAGCTCGCCGGCCCGGCGACGGCGCAGGCGATCCAGCTCGGCCTGGAATATGCGCCGGCGCCGCCCTTCGAGGCCGGCAGCCCGCAGACCGCGCCGGCGGCGGTGCTGGAGCGGGTCCGCGCCGTCAACGCCGCGGCGATGCCGGCGCGCCGGGCCGCGGTCGAGCGGGCGGCGGAACGGCTGCGCGCCGAAGCCTGAGGACGCGGCGGACTCGCCAAGGCAAAGCAGCGTTTCCGCCCAAACGCGCTTTGCTCTAAGCAGCATTGATTTTGCATTGAAAATGCAAAATCAATCGTGGCGATAGCCACGAGAAGCAGCTTAGGTTGTCCCGGTCTCTCCGGGACCAGCGCCATGCCCGTATCCCTTCTCTCCTCGATCGGCTTCGACGCCGACGACACGCTCTGGCAGAACGAGCAATTCTACAAGCTGACGCAGGAGCGCTTCGCCGCCCTGCTCGCCGACTATGCCGCGGTCGAGGACCTGTCGCGCAACCTGCTCGAGGCGGAGAAGCGCAACCTCAGGCTCTACGGCTTCGGCATCAAGGGCTTCACCCTGTCGATGATCGAGACCGCGGTGGAGGTGACCGGCGGCCGGGTGCCCGGCTCGGTCGTCGCCGACATCCTCGCGGCCGGGCGGGACATGCTGAGCCATCCCGTCGAGACCTTGCCGCATGCGCGCGCGACCCTTGAGCGGCTGGCCGCGTCCCATCGGCTGATCCTGATCACCAAGGGCGATCTGTTCGACCAGGAGCGCAAGCTGGCGCAGTCCGGCCTCGGCGATCTCTTCACCGCCGTCGAGATCGTCAGCGACAAGACGGCGGCGACCTATGCGCGGATCTTCGCCCGCCACGGCGACGGCCCGGACCGCAGCATGATGGTCGGCAACTCGCTGAAGTCCGACGTCGTGCCGGCGCTCCGGGCCGGCGCCTGGGGCGTCTACGTGCCGCACGAGCTGACCTGGGTGCTGGAGCATGCCGAGATCCCGGCCGCGGAGCCGCGCTTCCGTCACCTCGGCCATCTCGGCGAGCTGCCGGACCTGGTCGCCGCCATCGGCTGAGCCGGGCGGCCCTTCGGGTTGACGCTATAATTTACCCGGGTAAAATATAGGCCGATTCCACGAGGAGGCGGTCATGGACGAGGAAGCTGGGGAGACGGCGTCCTGCACGGCGTTCGCCGGCGAGCGGCGCATCGCCGCCGGGCCGCTGCGCGAGGTGGCGCGCGCCGCCAAGGCCTGGCTGGACGGCGACGACACGGCATCCGTGCTGATCTTCGACGATGCCACCAGCCACCCCGTCGAGATCGATTTTCGCGGCACTGCCGCCGACGTCCTGGCCCGCCTGGCGCCGGCCGAGGCGCCGCGCCGGCCCGGCCGCCCGAAGCTCGGCGTGGTGGCGCGCGAGGTGACGCTGCTGCCGCGCCACTGGGACTGGCTCTCCGCCCAGCCCGGCGGCGCCTCGGTGGCGCTGCGCCGGCTGGTCGAGGAGGCCCGCCGCCGCGGCGAGGGCGCCGACCGTGTCCGGCGCGCCCAGGAGGCCGCCTATCGCTTCATGGCCGCCATGGCCGGCGACCGCCCCGGCTTCGAGGAGGCGGTGCGCGCCCTGTTCGCTGGCGACGGACGGCGCTTCACGGCCGAGATCGCCTCTTGGCCGGCGGACCTGCGCGACCATGCCGCGAAGCTGGCGGAGCCGGCGCTGGCGGCCTGACGGAATCCGCTTCGGCCGCCCTTGTGATGCGCGGCGGCAACACCATCTTCCCGGCAGCGGGTGCCGCTCGGTGGGCAGCGTGGGTCGGAGCAGTCCGGGCCATGGGCCGGCCTGGGCCCGCGGGAGAGGCGCCTTTCGCGATGCTTCGGGTCCGAAGGGCGAGCCGGAAAGGATCGATTCATGAATTTTGACCGCTATACCGACCGCGCCAAGGGCTTCGTGCAATCGGCGCAGAGCC is drawn from Labrys wisconsinensis and contains these coding sequences:
- a CDS encoding HAD family hydrolase yields the protein MPVSLLSSIGFDADDTLWQNEQFYKLTQERFAALLADYAAVEDLSRNLLEAEKRNLRLYGFGIKGFTLSMIETAVEVTGGRVPGSVVADILAAGRDMLSHPVETLPHARATLERLAASHRLILITKGDLFDQERKLAQSGLGDLFTAVEIVSDKTAATYARIFARHGDGPDRSMMVGNSLKSDVVPALRAGAWGVYVPHELTWVLEHAEIPAAEPRFRHLGHLGELPDLVAAIG
- a CDS encoding DUF2239 family protein, encoding MDEEAGETASCTAFAGERRIAAGPLREVARAAKAWLDGDDTASVLIFDDATSHPVEIDFRGTAADVLARLAPAEAPRRPGRPKLGVVAREVTLLPRHWDWLSAQPGGASVALRRLVEEARRRGEGADRVRRAQEAAYRFMAAMAGDRPGFEEAVRALFAGDGRRFTAEIASWPADLRDHAAKLAEPALAA
- a CDS encoding DJ-1/PfpI family protein, with the protein product MASPLRVVFPIYPGVTQLDFTGPHQFLARLPGAELIVASRGGVPVAADGLTFDGLAVLEEIERCDVICVPGGHGCAEAMADAVYMAAIRRLAAGARFVTSVCTGSLILGAAGLLAGRRAACHWAWRDLLLPFGAVPDPGRVVRDGNILSGGGVTAGIDFALALIAELAGPATAQAIQLGLEYAPAPPFEAGSPQTAPAAVLERVRAVNAAAMPARRAAVERAAERLRAEA